The Yersinia entomophaga nucleotide sequence AGCGCTTTTACCAATGAACAAATTAAAAATTTATTTATCGGATGCTCGCAGCCGATAAATATGGCGTTGCCGGAATTTAGCTATCAATCAATGCAGAATATTGAGACGGTTGAAGATAACAAGCTATTTAATACTCCGTTGTACGCCATAGATACGGATCGCGGTCGAGTATGGTTGACTAAATTTGTTCACGAATCTGTCAATATTCCAGCAAAAAATCAACGGACAGATTTATCCCATCTTCCTTTGCCGATATGTTTTGAAATAGGAAGTAGCAAGGGGAGTTTAAGGTTACTTAATAAATTAATCTGCGGTGATGTTTTACTTATTACTGATGTCAGGCAGCAAGTAACAATTCATGGCAAACATATTAGATATTACCAGCGTAATGGAGATGAAATAATGCTAGAGGAAGCGATGTCAGATATGCCTGTAGAAAACAAATCTCAGGATAACCAGAGTGATGGTAGCCATGACCAAGAAATATCTATGGGTTTGTCCCCTCGCTCTCAAATGCCTGTTCGCTTAACATTTACCTTGCAACAAACTCAGGTAACGGTTGAAGAACTGGAATTACTATATAAAGGACATATTTTCACCTGTGATCCTGATGCGGAAAAGAAAATCATCATTAGCGGTAATGGCCTGGCACTGGCTCGCGGCGAATTAGTTTGGATAGAAGATCGCTTAGGCGTTGAAATAACCGAGATATACCACGAGGCTGGCAATGGAAAATGATGTTTCCCTTGTTGGGCTATTAGCGTTTGCCACTTTACTACCTTTTATTATTGCCTGCGGCACCTGCTATATCAAATTCTCCATTGTCTTTGTTATGGTCAGAAACGCGCTGGGATTGCAGCAAATCCCTTCAAATATGACGCTTAACGGTATCGCGCTGTTGTTATCGATGTTTGTCATGATGCCTGTGGTGCAAGAGGGCTACCACAGTTATCGCGAGAATAATGTCGATATTAGCAGCGTAGAGTCGGTGACTTATTTCGTAGAGAATGGCTTCGAAGGTTACCATCGCTATTTAGAAAAATATTCAGATCCGGAGTTAGCGCGCTTCTTCTCTGATGCGCAGCTAAAAAGGGACGGTGTTAAAAGTGGTAGTGCAGAGGATACCGAAAGGGTTTCTATTTTATCCCTGTTACCAGCCTACGCTCTAAGTGAAATCAAAAGTGCCTTTAAAATTGGCTTTTATTTATATCTACCTTTCGTGGTAGTTGATTTGCTAATTTCCAGTATTTTGCTGGCTTTGGGAATGATGATGATGAGCCCGGTGACCATTTCTGTGCCGATAAAATTGGTGCTGTTTATTGTGCTGGACGGTTGGTCGCTATTGTCTAAAGGCCTAATCACGCAGTATCTGGATCTGGCTCTATAGCTCGGAGGGCTGGAACAATGAATGAACTCGTCTTTGCCGGTAATAAAGCCTTATATCTGATTCTAATGCTTTCCGCTGGGCCAATTGCCGTGGCAACCATCGTCGGATTAATTGTAGGCCTGATCCAAACAGTCACGCAGCTACAAGAACAAACTTTACCCTTTGGTATTAAATTACTTAGCGTCGCGTTATGCCTTTTTTTAGTTTCAGGTTGGTATGGTGATGTATTGTTGGGCTTTGCTCAAGAAGTATTAACAATAGCGTTGAAATAACCTATGCAAATCGGACTGTTTTTTAATATTCACGACTGGCTCTACGCAATGATATTGGCTTCGGCCAGGTTGATGCCTTCTTTTATCCTACTGCCGTTCCTTAATAATAATACTCTAACGGGTATGATCCGTATGCCGGTTGCCATGATTGTGGGGGTGTCATTGTGGCCTTATCCACTCCAGGAACTACCTGATTTTGATACGTTGTTTTATTTCGGACTGGTTGCAAAAGAAGTTATCATTGGACTATTAATGGCCTGTTTTTTTTGCTGGCCATTATGGGTATTACATGCCGTCGGTAGCATGATTGATAACCAGCGGGGTGCGACGCTAAGTAGTAGCATCGATCCATTAAGTGGTGTCGATACATCAGAACTTGCCAATTTATTTAATTTGTTTGCTGCCGTGATTATATTAGAAAGCGGCGGGCTTTTGCTCATCTCTCAGGTATTTCAAGCAAGTTATCAACTTTGGGACCCACTGTCTTTTACTTTGCCTTCCCTTTATCCAGCGCTAACTTTCCTGAGTATTATGATGGCGAAAGCATTTATTCTCGCCAGTCCGGTTTTGGTCGGCTTTCTATTGGCTGAAGCGCTGTTAGGTTTATTATCCCGTTTTGCCCCGCAAATGAACGCATTTTCGCTGGCGTTGACGATTAAAAGCAGCATAGCGTTCTTTATTCTTATTTTGTATTTCACCCCGATTATTCCAGTCGAGGTCATTAATATGCGCTTTCATGCGGATTCATTATTTGGCTGGTTGAAATAATACGGTAAAATGGACGTTTTATGTCATCAAATAAAACAGAGAAACCCACGCAGAAAAAACTGAAGGATGCGGCTAAAAAGGGCCAATCTTTTAAAAGTAAGGACTTGGTTATCTCATGTCTTATCTTAATTGGTGCCGAGTACATTATTAATATATCGAGCTTTTTAGAAATGGGGAAAATCGTTACCGAAGCCATCGCAAATGGTTTTTCCAGTACCTTCCATGAGTATGCGCGAATGGTGGCATGGACGGGATTAAAGTTATTGCTTCCCTTTTTACTGCTATGCATATTTGCGTCCGTATTCCCGACGTTGTTACAAACGGGATTTCTCATCGCCACTAAAGCACTAAAGATTAATTTTGCAGCGCTTAATCCTGCGAGCGGTGTGAAAAAGCTATTTAGCTTACGGTCAGTTAAAGATGTGATCAAATCATGTTTGTATTTGGTTAGTTTTATCGTTGCCGCAAATATTTTTTGGGAAAAAAATAAAGAGCTCCTTTATTCGCAGGTTAACGGGGCGCCTCAGCAGATTATATTAGTTTGGGGGGTGCTGTTTCACTCGCTGATCCTGATATGTCTCTCTTGTCTGCTTATGGTCATTATTCTGGATGCATTAGCTGAGTTCTTCCTGCACATCAAAGACAACAAAATGGATAAGCAAGAGGTTAAACGGGAAGCCAAAGAGCAGGATGGCAATCCGGAAATGAAATCCAAACGTAAAGAAATACATATGGAAATGTTGTCGGAACAGGTGAAGTCTGACATTGAAAATTCCAAGGTGATCGTGGCTAACCCAACTCACATCGCCGTGGGAATTTATCTAAATGTAGATGTTATTCCAATCCCCTTCATTTCAGTGCTGGAAACCAATCAGCGAGCCATTGCCGTTCGTACTTATGCGAAAAAGGTCGGCATACCAGTAATCGAAGATGTGAAATTAGCCCGACAAATCTTCAAAACTCACCGACGCTATTCCTTTGTCAGTATGGAGGAATTAGATGAAGTACTCCGTTTACTGGCCTGGCTTGAACAGGTTGAAAATGCCTGGAGCAGCGAGGTCCCTAAAGAATAAACATCGTTTTACAAAGATATTTTTCGCTCATTATTTAAGAATTGCCTGTGTTTGAAAGGGGATGAGCGTTCCTTAAATGTAGTTTTTATTTACCCATGATTAAATATCGTTATCGGCAGCAGCATTCACGCGGTAACGAACAACCTAGGAGATAACAAGGTATGACCCAGGAAAATACGATTATTAGCGATGATGAAATTGAAAACATGCTGTGGGCTGCTCTCAATCAGGGTGCCATGCTAAAAGACATTCACGGTGTATCTGATGAAATGATGGAGCATATATATGCTCATGCCTACCAGTTTTATCACAAGGGGCATTTAGACGAGGCTGAAAATTTCTTCAGTTTTCTCTGTATGTATGACTTAAATAATACCGATTACTTTATTGGATTAGGCGCAGTGAATCAGCTGAAGAAAAACTATCAGAAGGCATGCGATCTCTATTCTCTTGCTTATGTGATGGGGAAAGATAATTTCAGCCCGGTATTCTTCAGCGGTCAATGTCAATTATTAATGGGTAATTTTGTTAAGGCCATGCAGTGTTTTGATTTGGTGTGTAAGCGTAGTGACGATGAAAATTTAATTAAAAAAGCGAAAGTTTATTTACAAACTATTCGACAAAACAGGAAAGAAACGAACGAAGAGGCAGATTAAGCCGAAGATCGTTACGTAATTGGAGAAATTATGGCTACGACGAGTGTTAATAATACCCCTATCCAGCTTGCTGGCTATTTGTTAAATGACGCCAGCAATGAAAATATGGCGGCATTAAAGCAAAAAACTCGAATGCTGCCGCAGCAGGGTGGTTCAATTATGGCGGCGGCCAATCAAAAATTGCAGGCAGCGCAAGAATCTGCACGCAATATCATTTCCGCCGGCATTGACCCAACGCTCAGTGGTGATGTTGAAGTTGAGCTGAATAATGCGCTTTTACAGGAAGCTCCAGTCCTGAGAAAAGCGAACAGTAATCTGACTAAAGACGGAGCTCTGTTGCTGTTATTAACTCAAATGCTGAATTTAAGCAGTGAAATGGCATTGAGTAAACTCTCGTCTAACCTTTCCATATTAATGTCTACCCTGGACGCGCGTAAGAAAGAGGGAGAAAAGGCAAATGCCGAGATTGATAAAGCAATGGGCGAGACCGAGCAGGCTTTATCTGAGTTTGAAAATGCGGTAAGCCAATTAGGCTCGGCTAATAAAAATCAATCGCAGAAAAAAGAGCTTCTCGATCAGGCCAAATCAGATCTGGACAAGCTAAAGAGAGAAGGCGTAGAAAAAGACGATCCTCGTTATATTGCCGCGGAAAAGAAAGTCGCTGGCGCGCAGTCCGATCTCAATACGGCAGAGGCGGCAACCAGTAAAGCTCAGGCCGTGGCGGATCAAAAGCAACAAGCGGCCATGAGTCTGCAAACGAAACTTGAAGGGTTAATAAAGGCGGCGGACGTTAAATACAGCGCCGCTTTACCTGGCAACGCAGCTATCGCTGGGCAAATCGATCAGCAGAAAGAAAAACAGCTCAGCAGCATGGCCACCATGACCATGCTGATGGGGAAATTTATTGAAATCGTAGGTGAGAACTCGATCAATAAATTAAAGAATGATTTAGCCATGACGCAAAAACTCCAGGAAGCGCGTCAAAAGGATATGACCAAAAAAGCCGCTGAATACGATGAGCAACTGCGTAAGGCGGAAGAAACGCGCAAGATGACCGGCTGCATTGCTGATATTCTGGGCGGACTAGCCATTGCCATTGGTGCTATTACATCGGTATTTGGCGGCGCCGGAGTAGCATTAATGGCAATAGGTATAGGTTTAATGGTTGCCGACCCTATTATGGAGGCGGCGACGGGACAATCTTTGACTGGCATGATTTTAAATCCATTTATGGAACATATCTTTATGCCATTAATGTCATTAATTTCTAAAGTAGTGGAAGAGATATTTGATAAAACTCCGATTGGTTTATTGCTTAAAGCAATAGATAAAGCCACCGGGGCAAATATGATGGATACCATTCATAGCGTAGTTTCTGCCGCAGTGACCGTTGCGGTTATTATTGCCGTAGCTTATTTTGCTAAGTCAGCGGCTAAGTTTGTCATCGAAAAAATGGGTAAGGCGATGACAAATATGATTATGGAAACGATTAAGAAAACCATCGAGCAAGCGCTGAAAAAACTGGTGCCGAAAGTAGTTAAAAGTGCCGGTAAGCAAGTGAATCAGGTTTTCAAACAAGCGAGCAAAAGCCTGTCCAAGTCACTATCAAAAGATCCGGTAGCATTGAAAAAGCAATTGAATAATATGGAGATGTTACGTAGCGTAACCACCGTTGGCTCTGGCGTGACTCAAACCACCGGCAATATAGTGGCAGGGAATTTACAGGCTGATGCTATGGAGGCGTTAGCGGCATTTAAACTCGGTAGCGCAGATATGGAAATACTGAAAAAATTCTCAGAGCAGATTCTTGCGTATTTTAAACAAGAGCAAACGCTAATGCAGGAGTTGATGAAGAATATGTCCTCGGTACTCCTTAAACAACAAGACACAGGACGTACTATTCTTCGCAATATGCACGTTTAATATCACTCCATAACCTAATAGGTAAATAATATGTCATCATCCATTGGCAGTAATAGTCACAACCTTATTCTGAATTATCCGAATCTAGATATTACAAAAAAAGAATTAAATGGCGATAAAGAGTCAATTAAAAAAAATGCAAATAATACGAATCAGCCGACTGAATCGAATAAATCAACGGCTGAAAATAAAAATGTAAAAACAGAGGGGAAAATTAGCCCTCAGGCGGCGGCGCTGCGAGAACCTCAAGGTGAGATTCAACCAACGGCGAGTAAATTGATGATGGTGGATTTGGCTGAGAAGAGAACCACCGCTGCGGTGAGCC carries:
- the sicA gene encoding type III secretion system translocator chaperone SicA, with the protein product MTQENTIISDDEIENMLWAALNQGAMLKDIHGVSDEMMEHIYAHAYQFYHKGHLDEAENFFSFLCMYDLNNTDYFIGLGAVNQLKKNYQKACDLYSLAYVMGKDNFSPVFFSGQCQLLMGNFVKAMQCFDLVCKRSDDENLIKKAKVYLQTIRQNRKETNEEAD
- a CDS encoding EscR/YscR/HrcR family type III secretion system export apparatus protein — encoded protein: MENDVSLVGLLAFATLLPFIIACGTCYIKFSIVFVMVRNALGLQQIPSNMTLNGIALLLSMFVMMPVVQEGYHSYRENNVDISSVESVTYFVENGFEGYHRYLEKYSDPELARFFSDAQLKRDGVKSGSAEDTERVSILSLLPAYALSEIKSAFKIGFYLYLPFVVVDLLISSILLALGMMMMSPVTISVPIKLVLFIVLDGWSLLSKGLITQYLDLAL
- the sctQ gene encoding type III secretion system cytoplasmic ring protein SctQ; protein product: MIGRYFRQISQEQLVWSRVAEHWERQGIDVSFTIPPQNVCLVSFATDAGWEGLLDLRNWFMQMMPEQAGLATSAFTNEQIKNLFIGCSQPINMALPEFSYQSMQNIETVEDNKLFNTPLYAIDTDRGRVWLTKFVHESVNIPAKNQRTDLSHLPLPICFEIGSSKGSLRLLNKLICGDVLLITDVRQQVTIHGKHIRYYQRNGDEIMLEEAMSDMPVENKSQDNQSDGSHDQEISMGLSPRSQMPVRLTFTLQQTQVTVEELELLYKGHIFTCDPDAEKKIIISGNGLALARGELVWIEDRLGVEITEIYHEAGNGK
- the sctE gene encoding type III secretion system translocon subunit SctE, with translation MATTSVNNTPIQLAGYLLNDASNENMAALKQKTRMLPQQGGSIMAAANQKLQAAQESARNIISAGIDPTLSGDVEVELNNALLQEAPVLRKANSNLTKDGALLLLLTQMLNLSSEMALSKLSSNLSILMSTLDARKKEGEKANAEIDKAMGETEQALSEFENAVSQLGSANKNQSQKKELLDQAKSDLDKLKREGVEKDDPRYIAAEKKVAGAQSDLNTAEAATSKAQAVADQKQQAAMSLQTKLEGLIKAADVKYSAALPGNAAIAGQIDQQKEKQLSSMATMTMLMGKFIEIVGENSINKLKNDLAMTQKLQEARQKDMTKKAAEYDEQLRKAEETRKMTGCIADILGGLAIAIGAITSVFGGAGVALMAIGIGLMVADPIMEAATGQSLTGMILNPFMEHIFMPLMSLISKVVEEIFDKTPIGLLLKAIDKATGANMMDTIHSVVSAAVTVAVIIAVAYFAKSAAKFVIEKMGKAMTNMIMETIKKTIEQALKKLVPKVVKSAGKQVNQVFKQASKSLSKSLSKDPVALKKQLNNMEMLRSVTTVGSGVTQTTGNIVAGNLQADAMEALAAFKLGSADMEILKKFSEQILAYFKQEQTLMQELMKNMSSVLLKQQDTGRTILRNMHV
- a CDS encoding EscU/YscU/HrcU family type III secretion system export apparatus switch protein, with the protein product MSSNKTEKPTQKKLKDAAKKGQSFKSKDLVISCLILIGAEYIINISSFLEMGKIVTEAIANGFSSTFHEYARMVAWTGLKLLLPFLLLCIFASVFPTLLQTGFLIATKALKINFAALNPASGVKKLFSLRSVKDVIKSCLYLVSFIVAANIFWEKNKELLYSQVNGAPQQIILVWGVLFHSLILICLSCLLMVIILDALAEFFLHIKDNKMDKQEVKREAKEQDGNPEMKSKRKEIHMEMLSEQVKSDIENSKVIVANPTHIAVGIYLNVDVIPIPFISVLETNQRAIAVRTYAKKVGIPVIEDVKLARQIFKTHRRYSFVSMEELDEVLRLLAWLEQVENAWSSEVPKE
- the sctT gene encoding type III secretion system export apparatus subunit SctT, with protein sequence MQIGLFFNIHDWLYAMILASARLMPSFILLPFLNNNTLTGMIRMPVAMIVGVSLWPYPLQELPDFDTLFYFGLVAKEVIIGLLMACFFCWPLWVLHAVGSMIDNQRGATLSSSIDPLSGVDTSELANLFNLFAAVIILESGGLLLISQVFQASYQLWDPLSFTLPSLYPALTFLSIMMAKAFILASPVLVGFLLAEALLGLLSRFAPQMNAFSLALTIKSSIAFFILILYFTPIIPVEVINMRFHADSLFGWLK
- a CDS encoding EscS/YscS/HrcS family type III secretion system export apparatus protein translates to MNELVFAGNKALYLILMLSAGPIAVATIVGLIVGLIQTVTQLQEQTLPFGIKLLSVALCLFLVSGWYGDVLLGFAQEVLTIALK